In Sorghum bicolor cultivar BTx623 chromosome 10, Sorghum_bicolor_NCBIv3, whole genome shotgun sequence, one genomic interval encodes:
- the LOC8072682 gene encoding arogenate dehydrogenase 2, chloroplastic yields the protein MASSLRHFAGLGCFPAVASTSGSTCCLRRYTPNFCAFVALRPISPPAATATATAKALTSPSPVEQHLQAVVPCHGISDPPAASSAAAVPAAPLRVGIVGFGNFGQFIAGGLQRQGHVVLAASRSDYSVYCASHGIRFFRSVDALCEEQPDVLLICSSILSTEGVVRAIPFRKLRHDTIVADVLSVKEFPRNLLLEVLPPGFGIICTHPMFGPESGKHGWGKLPFVFDKVRVAEDGDQAAKCDQFLSIFEQEGCRMVEMSCAEHDRYAAGSQFITHTIGRVLSQLNLKSTPINTKGYETLLQLTKNTVSDSFDLYYGLFMYNVNATEQLDKLEMAFEKVRQMLSGRLHDFIRKQIVERAAHVPADPSGKLANGLSSSPAARLL from the exons ATGGCCTCCTCGCTCCGCCATTTCGCCGGCCTCGGCTGTTTCCCCGCCGTGGCCTCTACCTCTGGCTCCACCTGCTGCCTGCGCCGCTACACCCCAAACTTCTGCGCCTTCGTGGCGCTCCGTCCGATCAGCCcgcccgccgccaccgccacggcGACTGCCAAGGCCCTCACCTCTCCGTCTCCGGTGGAGCAGCACCTACAGGCCGTCGTCCCGTGCCACGGCATCAGCGACCCGCCGGCGGCGTCATCGGCAGCAGCGGTCCCGGCGGCGCCGCTGCGGGTGGGGATCGTCGGGTTCGGCAACTTCGGGCAGTTCATCGCGGGCGGGCTGCAGCGGCAGGGCCACGTCGTGCTGGCGGCTTCCAGATCCGACTACTCCGTCTACTGCGCCAGCCATGGCATTCGCTTCTTCAGGAGCGTCGACGCGCTGTGCGAGGAGCAGCCGGACGTGCTGCTCATCTGCAGCTCCATCCTGTCCACGGAGGGCGTCGTCCGAGCCATCCCCTTCCGCAAGCTCCGCCACGACACCATCGTCGCCGACGTGCTCTCCGTCAAGGAGTTCCCTCGCAACCTCCTCCTCGAG GTTCTCCCACCGGGATTTGGGATCATCTGTACGCACCCCATGTTTGGGCCGGAGAGTGGTAAACACGGCTGGGGCAAGCTTCCCTTCGTCTTTGACAAGGTCCGTGTCGCGGAAGACGGGGATCAGGCAGCAAAGTGCGACCAGTTCTTGAGCATATTTGAACAGGAG ggatgtaggatggtggagatgTCATGCGCGGAGCATGATCGCTACGCTGCGGGAAGTCAATTCATCACGCACACAATTGGGAG GGTTTTATCACAACTGAACCTCAAGTCAACGCCAATCAACACCAAGGGTTATGAAACCTTGCTGCAACTT ACCAAGAACACCGTAAGCGACAGTTTCGATCTGTACTATGGGCTCTTCATGTACAATGTCAATGCCACAGAGCAG CTCGACAAACTGGAAATGGCATTTGAGAAGGTGAGACAGATGCTGTCTGGCAGGCTCCACGACTTCATACGAAAGCAGATTGTGGAGAGGGCAGCCCATGTGCCAGCAGATCCTTCAGGAAAATTGGCAAATGGTTTGTCCAGTTCTCCTGCAGCTCGCCTCTTATAG
- the LOC8072683 gene encoding DEAD-box ATP-dependent RNA helicase 27 has protein sequence MYDSNLAGVSPPHQPSAAPGAAMYLSGPCSHLAQPLKNPVAPPESGESIHDATCDGDGDEEKGKGEGNGREGMGKEKKKDEKEKGKGKRKRKEDEIGMEQGKNENKEEEEKVNKGNAGGILTNKTFSELYISEFTAKAITEMNYTHLTEIQARSIPHLMLGSDVLGSAKTGSGKTLAFLIPAIELLHKACFTPRNGTGVIVVCPTRELAIQTHNVAKELMKYHSQTIGYVIGGTNIRNEANQIVKGINLLVATPGRLLDHLRSTSGFHYKRLQCLIIDEADRILEQNFEEDMKQIFKRLPSDRQTVLFSAPQTQKVVDFANFTFGQNEERQRKLVYVGVDDSKLKPTVEGLQQGYCVIPSEKRFLVLYAFLRRMQLREQGVKIMVFFSSCSSVKFHAELLNFFGIECYDIHGQLKQQKRTSTFFRFLKEKRGILLCTNVAARGLDIPDVDYIVQYDPPDDPKDYIHRVGRTARGDEGKGSALLFLLPEELKLLIYLQAANISLTQYVFSEKHVPKSQSQLENIVGGNYFLNQSAKEAYRSYLLAYNSHSMKDIFDVHQLDLTKVAASFCFKNPPKVNLDLESGASKHRKMRKVDSGKKHGIGPSNPYGRRARSDSRQVARF, from the exons ATGTACGATTCGAATTTAGCCGGAGTGAGCCCTCCTCACCAACCTTCAGCAGCCCCCGGCGCCGCCATGTACCTGAGCGGCCCCTGTAGCCACTTGGCCCAGCCGTTGAAGAACCCCGTTGCTCCGCCAGAGTCGGGAGAGTCGATCCACGACGCCACCTGCGATGGGGATGGGGATGAGGAGAAGGGGAAAGGGGAGGGGAATGGGAGGGAGGGGATGGGcaaggagaagaagaaagatgaaAAGGAGAAAGGTAAGGGGAAGCGGAAGCGGAAGGAGGATGAGATAGGGATGGAGCAGGGGAAGAACGAgaataaagaagaagaagaaaaggtgAACAAGGGTAATGCAGGAGGAATTCTAACTAACAAAACTTTCTCAGAGCTCTACATATCCGAGTTCACTGCCAAGGCCATCACAGAGATGAACTACACCCACCTTACCGAG ATTCAAGCTAGATCAATACCGCATCTTATGCTAGGAAGTGATGTGCTGGGATCAGCCAAAACTGGCTCAGGGAAGACCCTTGCCTTCCTTATACCGGCGATCGAACTGCTGCACAAAGCATGCTTCACGCCAAGGAACGGAACTGGAGTTATTGTAGTTTGCCCAACAAGGGAGCTTGCTATCCAG ACACACAATGTTGCCAAGGAATTAATGAAGTATCACTCACAAACTATTGGATATGTTATTGGTGGCACTAACATAAGAAATGAGGCCAACCAAATTGTGAAAGGGATCAATCTGTTAGTTGCTACACCAGGCAGACTTTTGGACCATCTGCGAAGTACCAGTGGTTTCCACTATAAAAGGCTACAG TGCCTCATaattgatgaagctgatcgcatACTTGAGCAAAATTTTGAGGAGGATATGAAACAAATATTTAAACGACTCCCTTCG GATAGGCAAACTGTTCTTTTTTCTGCCCCGCAGACTCAAAAG GTTGTAGATTTTGCGAATTTTACATTTGGACAGAATGAAGAAAGACAAAGGAAACTTGTTTATGTTGGAGTTGATGATTCTAAATTGAAG CCTACAGTTGAGGGCTTGCAGCAGGGTTATTGTGTCATTCCAAGTGAGAAAAGATTTCTGGTTCTGTATGCTTTCCTAAGAAGGATGCAGCTTAGGGAGCAGggtgtgaagatcatggtgttcTTTTCGTCATGTAGCTCAGTCAAGTTCCATGCAGAACTTCTAAATTTCTTTGGGATAGAGTGTTATGATATTCATGGGCAGCTGAAGCAACAGAAGCGAACTAGTACATTCTTCCGATTTTTGAAGGAGAAAAGGGGCATCTTATTATGCACAAACGTGGCAGCACGTGGACTTGATATTCCTGATGTG GACTATATTGTGCAATATGATCCTCCAGATGACCCAAAG GATTACATCCACAGGGTTGGTCGTACTGCCCGAGGTGATGAAGGCAAAGGAAGTGCATTATTGTTCTTACTACCGGAAGAATTGAAGTTGCTTATTTATCTGCAG GCGGCCAATATTTCTCTGACTCAATATGTGTTCAGTGAGAAGCATGTGCCTAAATCGCAATCGCAACTT GAGAACATTGTTGGTGGGAATTACTTTCTAAATCAGTCAGCAAAGGAAGCCTATAGGTCCTACCTTTTGGCATACAACTCACATTCTATGAAAGACATTTTTGACGTCCATCAACTTGATCTCACG AAAGTTGCGGCATCATTCTGTTTTAAGAACCCTCCTAAAGTCAATCTGGACCTGGAGAGCGGTGCATCTAAACACCGAAAGATGAGGAAAGTTGACAGTGGAAAGAAGCATGGGATTGGCCCGTCAAACCCTTATGGAAGGAGAGCCCGATCCGATTCCAGGCAGGTTGCAAGATTTTAG
- the LOC8058885 gene encoding heavy metal-associated isoprenylated plant protein 29: MTIVEMHVNIDCDGCEGKVRRALEKLEGVHHVSIDRMHGKVTVTGSVSQKKALRAARRTGRLAVLWPSGSASAYNYNPAYYHHQAHAQPAASYYQYQYQLYHQAKPAHAQPQQHHYYYSSVPRAGKNSSGGGSAAAVGRKPAVAQLYPQAKASSSYNYHVHGYYDSELYGNYQEQEQPGEVVPAAVRNYFSDENPSAACSIM, translated from the exons ATGACG ATCGTAGAGATGCATGTGAACATCGACTGCGACGGCTGCGAGGGCAAGGTCAGGAGAGCCCTGGAAAAGCTCGAAG gAGTGCACCACGTAAGCATAGACAGGATGCACGGCAAGGTGACGGTGACGGGATCGGTGAGCCAGAAGAAGGCGCTCCGGGCGGCGCGGCGCACGGGAAGGCTCGCCGTGCTGTGGCCCTCCGGTTCCGCTTCCGCCTACAACTACAACCCGGCGTATTACCACCACCAAGCCCACGCGCAGCCGGCGGCCTCCTACTACCAGTACCAGTACCAGCTGTACCACCAGGCCAAGCCCGCGCATGCGCAGCCGCAGCAGCACCACTACTACTACAGCAGCGTCCCGCGCGCCGGCAAgaacagcagcggcggcggctcggcggcggcggtgggcaGGAAGCCGGCGGTGGCGCAGCTGTACCCTCAGGCCAAGGCCAGCTCCTCCTACAACTACCATGTCCACGGGTACTACGACTCGGAGCTCTACGGGAACtaccaggagcaggagcagcccggCGAAGTAGTGCCAGCCGCCGTGCGGAACTACTTCAGTGACGAGAACCCGAGTGCTGCTTGCTCGATCATGTAG
- the LOC8058886 gene encoding phosphoenolpyruvate carboxylase 3 yields MHAFPIPRAHADHTLANSPSLFEATGRRPALINQLAAEEQHEQHAAPRSNHLQLRSRFPAHSPAAAAMASERHHSIDAQLRALAPGKVSEELIQYDALLVDRFLDILQDLHGPSLREFVQECYEVSADYEGKKDTSKLGELGAKLTGLAPADAILVASSILHMLNLANLAEEVELAHRRRNSKLKHGDFSDEGSATTESDIEETLKRLVSLGKTPAEVFEALKNQSVDLVFTAHPTQSARRSLLQKNARIRNCLTQLSAKDVTVEDKKELDEALHREIQAAFRTDEIRRAQPTPQDEMRYGMSYIHETVWNGVPKFLRRVDTALKNIGINERLPYDVPLIKFCSWMGGDRDGNPRVTPEVTRDVCLLSRMMAANLYINQVEDLMFELSMWRCNDELRARAEEVQSTPASKKVTKYYIEFWKQIPPNEPYRVILGAVRDKLYNTRERARHLLATGFSEISEDAVFTKIEEFLEPLELCYKSLCECGDKAIADGSLLDLLRQVFAFGLSLVKLDIRQESERHTDVIDAITTHLGIGSYRSWPEDKRMEWLVSELKGKRPLLPPDLPMTEEIADVIGAMRVLAELPIDSFGPYIISMCTAPSDVLAVELLQRECGIRQTLPVVPLFERLADLQAAPASVEKLFSTDWYINHINGKQQVMVGYSDSGKDAGRLSAAWQLYVAQEEMAKVAKKYGVKLTLFHGRGGTVGRGGGPTHLAILSQPPDTINGSIRVTVQGEVIEFMFGEENLCFQSLQRFTAATLEHGMHPPVSPKPEWRKLMEEMAVVATEEYRSVVVKEPRFVEYFRSATPETEYGKMNIGSRPAKRKPGGGITTLRAIPWIFSWTQTRFHLPVWLGVGAAFKWAIDKDIKNFQKLKEMYNEWPFFRVTLDLLEMVFAKGDPGIAGLYDELLVAEELKPFGKQLRDKYVETQQLLLQIAGHKDILEGDPYLKQGLRLRNPYITTLNVFQAYTLKRIRDPSFKVTPQPPLSKEFADENKPAGLVKLNPASEYPPGLEDTLILTMKGIAAGMQNTG; encoded by the exons ATGCATGCCTTTCCAATCCCGCGTGCACACGCCGACCACACACTCGCCAACTCCCCATCCCTATTTGAAGCCACCGGCCGGCGCCCTGCATTGATCAATCAACTCGCAGCAGAGGAGCAGCACGAGCAACACGCCGCGCCGCGCTCCAACCATCTCCAGCTTCGTTCGCGCTTCCCGGCCCACtccccggccgccgccgccatggcgtCCGAGCGGCACCACTCCATCGACGCGCAGCTCCGTGCCCTCGCACCCGGCAAGGTCTCCGAGGAGCTCATCCAGTATGACGCCCTGCTCGTCGACCGCTTCCTCGACATCCTCCAGGACCTCCATGGCCCCAGCCTTCGCGAATTT GTCCAGGAGTGCTACGAGGTGTCGGCCGACTACGAGGGCAAGAAAGACACGTCCAAGCTGGGGGAGCTGGGAGCCAAGCTGACGGGGCTGGCCCCCGCCGACGCCATCCTGGTGGCGAGCTCCATCCTGCACATGCTCAACCTCGCCAACCTGGCGGAGGAAGTGGAGCTGGCGCACCGCCGCCGGAACAGCAAGCTCAAGCACGGGGACTTCTCCGACGAGGGCTCCGCCACCACCGAGTCCGACATCGAGGAGACGCTCAAGCGCCTCGTGTCGCTCGGCAAGACCCCCGCGGAGGTGTTCGAGGCGCTCAAGAACCAGAGCGTCGACCTCGTCTTCACCGCGCATCCCACGCAGTCCGCCAGGAGGTCGCTCCTGCAGAAAAACGCCAG GATCCGGAATTGTCTGACGCAGCTGAGTGCCAAGGACGTCACGGTCGAAGACAAGAAGGAGCTCGACGAGGCTCTGCACAGAGAG ATCCAAGCAGCTTTCAGAACTGATGAAATCAGGAGAGCACAACCCACCCCACAGGATGAAATGCGCTATGGGATGAGCTACATCCATGAAACTGTATGGAACGGTGTGCCTAAGTTTTTGCGCCGTGTGGATACAGCCCTGAAGAATATCGGCATCAATGAGCGCCTTCCCTACGATGTTCCTCTCATTAAGTTCTGTTCTTGGATGGGTGGTGACCGTGATG GAAATCCAAGAGTTACTCCGGAGGTGACAAGAGATGTGTGCTTGCTGTCTAGAATGATGGCTGCAAACTTGTACATCAATCAGGTCGAAGACCTGATGTTTGAG CTCTCTATGTGGCGCTGCAATGATGAGCTTCGTGCTCGAGCCGAAGAAGTCCAGAGTACTCCAGCTTCAAAGAAAGTTACCAAGTATTACATAG AATTCTGGAAGCAAATTCCCCCAAACGAGCCCTACCGGGTGATCCTTGGTGCTGTAAGGGACAAGTTATACAACACACGCGAGCGTGCACGCCATCTGCTGGCAACTGGATTTTCTGAAATTTCTGAGGACGCGGTATTTACCAAGATCGAAGAG TTCCTTGAGCCCCTTGAGCTGTGCTACAAATCCCTGTGTGAGTGCGGCGACAAGGCCATCGCCGACGGGAGCCTCCTGGACCTCCTTCGCCAGGTGTTCGCGTTCGGTCTCTCCCTGGTGAAGCTGGACATCCGGCAGGAGTCGGAGCGGCACACCGACGTGATCGACGCCATCACCACGCACCTCGGCATCGGGTCGTACCGCTCGTGGCCCGAGGACAAGCGGATGGAGTGGCTGGTGTCGGAGCTGAAAGGCAAGCGCCCACTGCTGCCCCCGGACCTTCCCATGACCGAGGAGATCGCCGACGTCATCGGCGCCATGCGCGTCCTGGCCGAGCTCCCGATCGACAGCTTCGGCCCCTACATCATCTCCATGTGCACGGCGCCCTCGGACGTGCTCGCCGTCGAGCTCCTGCAGCGCGAGTGTGGCATTCGCCAGACGCTCCCCGTGGTGCCGCTGTTCGAGAGGCTGGCCGACCTGCAGGCGGCGCCGGCGTCCGTGGAGAAGCTCTTCTCCACTGACTGGTACATCAACCACATCAACGGCAAGCAGCAGGTGATggtcggctactccgactccggCAAGGACGCCGGCCGCCTGTCCGCGGCGTGGCAGCTGTACGTGGCGCAGGAGGAGATGGCCAAGGTGGCCAAGAAGTACGGCGTGAAGCTGACCTTGTTCCACGGCCGCGGTGGCACCGTCGGCAGGGGCGGTGGCCCGACGCACCTCGCCATCCTGTCCCAGCCGCCGGACACCATCAACGGGTCCATCCGTGTGACGGTGCAGGGCGAGGTCATCGAGTTCATGTTCGGGGAGGAGAACCTGTGCTTCCAGTCTCTGCAGCGGTTCACGGCCGCCACGCTGGAGCACGGCATGCACCCGCCGGTGTCTCCCAAGCCCGAGTGGCGCAAGCTCATGGAGGAGATGGCCGTCGTCGCCACGGAGGAGTACCGCTCCGTCGTCGTCAAGGAGCCGCGATTCGTCGAGTACTTCAGATCG GCTACCCCTGAGACTGAGTACGGGAAGATGAACATCGGCAGCAGGCCAGCCAAGAGGAAGCCGGGCGGCGGCATCACCACCCTGCGTGCCATCCCCTGGATCTTCTCGTGGACACAGACGAGGTTCCACCTCCCCGTGTGGCTGGGAGTCGGCGCCGCCTTCAAGTGGGCCATCGACAAGGACATCAAGAACTTCCAGAAGCTCAAGGAGATGTACAACGAGTGGCCATTCTTCAGGGTCACCCTGGACCTGCTGGAGATGGTTTTCGCCAAGGGAGACCCTGGCATTGCCGGCTTGTACGACGAGCTGCTTGTCGCCGAGGAACTCAAGCCCTttgggaagcagctcagggACAAATACGTGGAGACACAGCAGCTTCTCCTACAG ATCGCTGGGCACAAGGACATTCTTGAAGGCGATCCTTACCTGAAGCAGGGGCTGCGTCTGCGCAATCCCTACATCACCACCCTGAACGTGTTCCAGGCCTACACGCTGAAGCGGATAAGGGACCCCAGCTTCAAGGTGACGCCGCAGCCGCCGCTGTCCAAGGAGTTCGCCGACGAGAACAAGCCCGCCGGACTGGTGAAGCTGAACCCGGCGAGCGAGTACCCGCCGGGGCTGGAAGACACGCTCATCCTCACCATGAAGGGTATCGCCGCCGGCATGCAGAACACCGGCTAG